The region AGATCAACTTGGTTACTGTGGAAACTACTTTAGTAAAGTTAAATGATTACATTAATTAGCATTGAGTTGTAACAGAAATAGTAGAAAGTAGTAGTGGTAGTAAAACTGCTTTAGGAACAGGAAGACAAACAAGAAGACGCCCCTGCTCTCAGTTTTCACGCTTTAGTATTCAGTCTGCAGCACGACATCatggtgttcagagctgcctgCATCAAGCTGTGTGAGTACGGTCTTACATCCGCAATAAAACTAAGCAATATAAAGTTTAAAGGTACTGATGCTTTTAAAATGTCAGTAATTATTAAGATCATAATaacgtatttattttaatagctCTTTAATTCTCTTCAGTGATAACTGTCAAGATCCTGCTGTGTGCACATGATGACAACGTTGGTGAGTCCCAGCTACCTGCTCACTgatatcagtatttatttatttttttgcaattgTTTGATGGAGAAGTAGATAATTTAGAAATTAGATGTAGGACATGTGTTCATCCCTCATGTATATTTGATACATATTTGCCgttatttttatctgttgttattttgttctGTATAGTTTgacaacatttttattaaacaataaaactgaactgaatttctCCTTTTCCTTATCTCAGGTGCAGTTTTTCTTCGTGTTGTTCCAAACAGATCACAGTTCTTTGAATATGAGTCAGTAACTTTTTACTGTGAGCGCGTCTCTCATTATAATATTGTACATAAGCTGAGAGGGAAAATGAAATCATGCGGCTACACTAATGAGAAAACAGCAACAGGATTGTCCTGCTctataaaaaatgtttatacagaagacagtggagagtTCATATGTGAGACTGGAGGAGGGGAGAAAAGCAACATTATCAACATCACTGTTACTGGTAAGTTTCCATTTAGTAAGCAATATGTTGTCATAATCAAACACATCATTGAATAGATTTATACATGTTGGTTTTCAGCTGGTCCTGTGATCCTGGAGAGTCCTGCTgttcctgtgatggagggagaagcTGTGACTCTGAGCTGCAGGAACAAGACAACTTCCTCCAACTTCACAGCTGAGTTCTACAAAGATGGACTCCTCATCAGGAAGAGCTCCACAGGATACATGACCATCGGCAGAGTTTTAAATTCTCATGAAGGATGTTACAAATGCAGCATTTCAGGAGCTGGAGAGTCACCAGTGAGCTGGCTGAATGTCACAGGTCAGAACACAGGTgagaaacaacaaagttttaaaataaatcccATAGATACATTTGATTGCTGTCATTCAAATCTGTAGCTTTTTGAAATACTGTGGAATTTCCAGTGTGCAGTATTAAAGGTACACTTTAAGGAAATGGAACAGGTGTACTAAACTTTTACATACCCTCTGACTTATTTTCATCTTCctgtttgacctttttttttgctttttttccatttttttcaaaacataaattaaacgactttattcatatttacaaatatatttaaaaatatttacagataGTTCCGAAAAGGAAAGCCATCCTGCCACACCTTGGATTATTGTCACTGTTTTATTGAGTGTTGTGTTGGTGGTGGGGGCACTGCGTCACTTTGGGAAAGATTACTGGGACAGaggtaaagaaaataacaaacattaCATTTCATGTAGAATTTTGTGCTCATTCTtttaacaaaatacaaagaaatagcAGTGGCTCATAACTTTTTCATAGCACTGTTGTTctctaaagttttaaaaaatacctttattttttccatgttgTTCACTGGTGacgttgtttttcttccttgtaCTATAGCACTGCTCTATCTGTCAACTAAGGTGCGTACTTCAGATTCAACAGAGCGTCAAACAGGTCAGAACACAAACACTGTTTAATTACCCATGTGTATGGCATCCTGCAAAAGACTTAACTATGCAAACATAATTTAACTTGGAACCTATAAAGTACTT is a window of Astatotilapia calliptera unplaced genomic scaffold, fAstCal1.2 U_scaffold_13, whole genome shotgun sequence DNA encoding:
- the LOC113017458 gene encoding high affinity immunoglobulin gamma Fc receptor I-like, with protein sequence MVFRAACIKLLITVKILLCAHDDNVGAVFLRVVPNRSQFFEYESVTFYCERVSHYNIVHKLRGKMKSCGYTNEKTATGLSCSIKNVYTEDSGEFICETGGGEKSNIINITVTAGPVILESPAVPVMEGEAVTLSCRNKTTSSNFTAEFYKDGLLIRKSSTGYMTIGRVLNSHEGCYKCSISGAGESPVSWLNVTGQNTDSSEKESHPATPWIIVTVLLSVVLVVGALRHFGKDYWDRDEDGLSSGPCYYLVEQEYAEVNE